A window of Coregonus clupeaformis isolate EN_2021a unplaced genomic scaffold, ASM2061545v1 scaf1379, whole genome shotgun sequence contains these coding sequences:
- the si:dkey-45d16.4 gene encoding scaffold attachment factor B1: MERVVEMANNGGFSLAGPSTTPRKRQVRFSARHDILLLREVIAQNPFCSKESGRIWARVGEIITAALQDESFEVDARRCRERTMLLLDYYKKQDFPSLRRFGTERLYAQKEDLLHEVLELEAEKGLLASGESKYQDEELRKRALEELASLPEQDKPIIISTQTGHPKVPTTPEPEEEQEDLAELSLVSAAPMAKQPCQCCCQTYSEILSFLEKRSEAEQRLREEELSLRREELEIQRSKITLERERLGAERKERERRFELESQERQVILDLLKEKVLKG; this comes from the exons ATGGAACGTGTGGTGGAGATGGCAAATAACGGTG GTTTCTCCCTCGCTGGCCCCTCCACCACTCCCCGCAAGCGACAGGTGCGATTCTCCGCCCGCCACGACATCCTGCTGCTCCGTGAGGTCATTGCTCAGAACCCGTTCTGTTCCAAGGAGTCGGGTCGTATCTGGGCCCGTGTCGGGGAGATCATCACTGCTGCCCTGCAGGACGAGAGCTTTGAGGTGGACGCCCGGCGCTGCAGGGAGAGGACCATGCTGCTGCTGGACTACTACAAGAAGCAGGACTTCCCCAGCCTACGCAG GTTTGGGACAGAGAGGCTGTATGCCCAGAAAGAAGACCTACTCCACGAGGTGTTGGagctggaggcagagaagggTCTTCTGGCCAGCGGGGAGAGTAAGTACCAGGATGAGGAACTCAGGAAACGAGCcctggaagagctggctagtctACCAGAGCAGGACAAACCCATCATTATCTCCACACAAACAGGACATCCCAAAG TCCCCACGACCCCAGAGcccgaggaggagcaggaggacctGGCAGAGCTCTCGCTAGTCTCGGCGGCGCCCATGGCCAAGCAGCCTTGCCAATGCTGCTGCCAGACCTACTCAGAGATCCTAAGCTTCCTGGAGAAGCGCTCGGAGGCGGAACAACGACTGCGGGAGGAGGAGCTATCGCTGAGGAGGGAGGAGCTAGAGATCCAGAGGAGTAAGatcaccctggagagagagaggctgggggcggagaggaaggagagggagaggaggtttgAGCTGGAGAGCCAGGAAAGACAGGTGATATTGGACCTGCTAAAGGAGAAGGTGCTCAAAGGATGA
- the cygb2 gene encoding cytoglobin-2: MESPRDVGGETMERGERPERAEPLTDAEREIIQNTWGPVYENCEDVGVSVLIRFFVNFPSAKQYFSQFQDMDDPEEMERSAQLRHHARRVMGAINTVVENLHDPEKVSSVLALVGKAHAVKHKVEPMYFKILCGVILEVLSEDFPECFTAEVQMVWTKLMGAVYWHVTGAYTEVGWVQLSSSAV; the protein is encoded by the exons ATGGAGTCGCCGAGAGACGTAGGAGGAGAGACGATGGAGCGTGGGGAGCGGCCAGAGCGGGCCGAGCCGCTGACGGATGCCGAGCGGGAGATCATCCAGAACACCTGGGGACCCGTCTACGAGAACTGCGAGGACGTGGGGGTGTCGGTCCTCATAAG GTTCTTTGTGAACTTCCCATCGGCCAAGCAGTACTTCAGCCAGTTTCAGGACATGGATGACCCAGAGGAGATGGAGCGCAGTGCCCAGCTGAGGCACCACGCCCGCCGGGTGATGGGCGCCATCAACACGGTGGTGGAGAACCTCCACGACCCAGAGAAAGTGTCCTCTGTTCTAGCTCTGGTGGGCAAGGCTCATGCTGTCAAACACAAGGTGGAGCCCATGTACTTTAAG ATCCTGTGTGGTGTAATACTGGAGGTGTTGTCGGAGGACTTCCCAGAATGCTTCACGGCAGAGGTGCAAATGGTGTGGACCAAACTGATGGGGGCGGTGTACTGGCATGTGACGGGCGCCTACACAGAGGTCGGCTGGGTGCAGCTCTCCAGCTCGGCAGTGTGA